A genomic window from Chitinophaga pollutisoli includes:
- a CDS encoding FMN-binding negative transcriptional regulator, producing the protein MYTPKYYQENDWATVSGFIRRHSFALLMSIHDGVPFGTHLPVELEEKEPGAFLLRGHIANDNPQSEDFKSGQTFLAVFTDPHAYISSSWYEKEKIPTWNYIAVHVYGQLRILTEAELVDSLTKLMDKYEAASACPVHISDIPEKSLHNNLRAITGFEMTLDRIETRFKLSQNRNDRDHAEIIKQLRASGDTQAVEIAEEMAKRRQAGQ; encoded by the coding sequence ATGTACACCCCCAAATATTACCAGGAAAACGACTGGGCCACCGTATCCGGATTCATCCGCAGGCACAGCTTCGCTTTGCTCATGAGCATCCATGATGGTGTTCCTTTCGGCACCCATCTCCCCGTTGAACTGGAAGAAAAAGAACCGGGCGCCTTCTTGCTGAGGGGCCACATCGCCAACGACAATCCCCAGTCCGAAGACTTCAAATCCGGCCAGACTTTCCTCGCCGTTTTCACCGATCCCCACGCGTACATTTCCTCTTCCTGGTACGAAAAAGAGAAAATCCCCACCTGGAATTACATCGCCGTGCACGTTTACGGCCAGCTTCGCATTTTAACCGAAGCAGAGCTTGTGGATTCCCTCACCAAACTGATGGACAAATACGAAGCCGCCTCCGCCTGCCCCGTGCACATTTCCGACATTCCGGAGAAGTCGTTGCACAACAATCTCCGCGCCATCACCGGCTTTGAAATGACGCTCGACCGGATCGAGACGCGCTTCAAACTCAGCCAGAACCGCAACGACCGCGACCATGCCGAGATCATCAAACAGCTCCGCGCTTCCGGCGATACGCAGGCTGTGGAAATCGCGGAGGAAATGGCTAAAAGACGGCAGGCCGGACAGTAA
- a CDS encoding Mrp/NBP35 family ATP-binding protein, whose product MITKEKVLEALSNVEEPDLGKDLVTLNMVKDIEIEGNKVKFTVVLTTPACPLKELIRNACIHAIHHLVSKEAEVEVKMTANVSTGRKDGNSLLPNVKNIIMVASGKGGVGKSTVAANLALALAQDGAKVGLMDADIYGPSVPIMFGLRGQRPMMVNVDGKGKIAPMEKYGIQVMSIGLLIDEKQAVVWRGPMASSALKQFVSDVHWGDLDYLVIDMPPGTGDVHITLVQSVPVTGAVIVTTPQDVALADAKKGIAMFSSPQIRVPILGLVENMAYFTPAELPENKYYIFGKEGGKRLAEELEIPFLGQIPLVQSIREGGDEGVPAITGKDPVTQQAFSDFAGNTARSIAMRNANIAPTKIVEIVE is encoded by the coding sequence ATGATCACAAAAGAGAAGGTCCTCGAGGCGTTGTCGAATGTAGAAGAACCCGATCTGGGCAAGGATCTGGTGACGCTCAACATGGTGAAGGACATCGAGATCGAAGGCAATAAAGTTAAGTTTACGGTAGTGCTCACCACACCGGCGTGCCCGTTGAAAGAATTGATCCGCAACGCGTGCATCCACGCCATCCACCACCTCGTCAGCAAGGAAGCGGAAGTAGAAGTTAAAATGACTGCCAACGTCAGCACAGGCCGGAAAGACGGGAATTCCCTCCTTCCCAACGTGAAGAACATTATCATGGTGGCCTCCGGCAAAGGCGGCGTGGGTAAATCCACCGTTGCCGCCAACCTCGCGCTTGCCCTCGCGCAGGACGGCGCCAAAGTAGGCCTCATGGACGCCGATATTTACGGTCCCAGCGTACCCATCATGTTCGGCCTCCGCGGCCAGCGCCCGATGATGGTGAACGTGGATGGCAAAGGCAAAATCGCTCCCATGGAGAAATACGGCATCCAGGTGATGTCGATCGGACTGCTGATCGATGAGAAGCAGGCGGTGGTATGGCGCGGCCCCATGGCCAGCAGCGCCCTCAAGCAATTCGTGAGCGACGTGCACTGGGGCGACCTGGATTACCTGGTGATCGATATGCCCCCCGGCACGGGCGACGTTCACATCACCCTCGTACAATCCGTTCCCGTAACCGGCGCCGTGATCGTTACCACTCCGCAGGACGTTGCCCTGGCCGACGCCAAGAAAGGCATCGCCATGTTCAGCAGCCCGCAGATCCGCGTGCCGATCCTCGGCCTCGTGGAAAATATGGCTTACTTCACCCCGGCCGAACTGCCCGAAAACAAATATTACATCTTCGGAAAAGAAGGCGGCAAACGCCTCGCCGAAGAACTGGAAATCCCTTTCCTCGGACAGATCCCCCTGGTGCAAAGCATCCGCGAAGGCGGCGACGAAGGCGTTCCGGCCATCACTGGCAAGGACCCTGTGACCCAACAAGCCTTCAGCGACTTCGCCGGTAATACCGCCCGGAGCATCGCCATGCGCAATGCCAACATCGCGCCCACGAAAATCGTGGAGATCGTGGAATAG
- a CDS encoding carboxypeptidase-like regulatory domain-containing protein has translation MCLPLLASAQFKAFKDSIIQISGITMTADSLRAVPAVSILVKGQGRGTISNSVGVFSIVAFKGDTLSFSAIGFRRKDYKIPVDLPGNRYSVIQLMAEDTVYLTETIIKPYPSRREFEKLFVSMDIPNDMYEIARKNNEQAKLRAIAQGMPIDAGGAYNVFMQKQQQSLYYAGQVPPQNIFNPLAWAQFIESWKRGDFKRKD, from the coding sequence GTGTGTTTGCCGTTATTAGCATCTGCGCAGTTCAAAGCGTTTAAAGACAGCATCATACAGATTTCCGGTATTACCATGACCGCCGACAGCCTCCGTGCGGTGCCGGCGGTGAGCATCCTGGTGAAGGGCCAGGGGCGGGGAACCATTTCCAACAGCGTAGGTGTGTTTTCCATCGTGGCTTTTAAAGGCGATACATTGAGTTTCAGCGCGATAGGTTTCCGCAGGAAGGATTATAAAATCCCGGTGGACCTGCCCGGCAACCGTTACTCCGTGATCCAGCTGATGGCGGAAGACACGGTGTATCTTACCGAAACCATTATCAAACCATACCCTTCGCGGCGCGAGTTCGAGAAGCTGTTCGTAAGTATGGATATCCCCAATGATATGTATGAAATCGCCCGGAAGAACAACGAGCAGGCGAAGCTCCGCGCCATCGCGCAGGGCATGCCGATCGACGCAGGCGGGGCGTATAACGTTTTCATGCAAAAACAGCAGCAATCACTTTATTACGCCGGCCAGGTGCCGCCACAGAATATCTTCAACCCGCTGGCCTGGGCGCAATTTATCGAGTCCTGGAAACGGGGCGATTTCAAAAGGAAAGACTAG
- a CDS encoding 3-hydroxybutyryl-CoA dehydrogenase, with protein MQKVAVIGAGTMGNGIAHVFAQNGFTVHLIDVAQPALDKALDTIVRNLNRQLAKEIITEAVKQSTINNLHTFTDLAAGVKDAELVVEAATENADLKLRIFRDLDQFTAPGAILATNTSSISITKIAAVTSWPGKVIGMHFMNPVPVMKLVEIINGYATESEVTDTVRELSLKLGKVPCIVNDYPGFVANRILMPMINEAICALHEGVAGVESIDTVMRLGMAHPMGPLQLADFIGLDVCLSILRVLHDGFGQPKYAPCPLLVNMVTAGHLGVKSGKGFYKYEGAGKDLTVSDRFRQ; from the coding sequence ATGCAGAAAGTAGCCGTGATCGGCGCCGGCACGATGGGGAACGGCATTGCGCACGTGTTTGCGCAAAACGGGTTCACCGTTCACCTCATCGATGTGGCGCAGCCCGCGCTCGACAAAGCCCTCGATACCATCGTCCGCAACCTCAACCGCCAGCTCGCCAAAGAGATCATCACCGAAGCGGTGAAGCAAAGCACCATCAACAACCTGCACACCTTCACCGACCTGGCCGCCGGCGTGAAAGACGCGGAACTCGTCGTAGAAGCCGCCACCGAAAATGCGGACCTCAAACTGCGCATCTTCCGCGACCTCGACCAATTCACCGCTCCAGGAGCCATCCTCGCCACCAATACGTCTTCCATCTCCATCACCAAGATCGCCGCGGTTACTTCCTGGCCTGGTAAGGTGATCGGCATGCATTTCATGAACCCCGTTCCCGTCATGAAACTGGTGGAGATCATCAATGGCTACGCCACCGAATCCGAAGTCACCGATACCGTGCGCGAGCTGTCGCTTAAACTGGGCAAGGTTCCCTGCATCGTGAACGACTATCCCGGCTTTGTGGCCAACCGCATCCTCATGCCGATGATCAACGAAGCCATTTGCGCGCTGCACGAGGGCGTGGCTGGTGTGGAATCTATCGACACCGTGATGAGGCTCGGCATGGCCCACCCGATGGGGCCCCTGCAACTCGCGGATTTCATCGGCCTCGACGTTTGCCTGTCTATCCTCCGCGTGCTCCACGACGGCTTCGGACAGCCCAAATACGCGCCCTGCCCGTTGCTGGTGAACATGGTAACCGCAGGGCATCTCGGTGTGAAGAGCGGCAAGGGATTCTACAAATACGAAGGCGCCGGGAAAGACCTCACCGTCTCCGACCGCTTCCGCCAATAA
- a CDS encoding helix-turn-helix domain-containing protein — translation MKKLSILLTRHYRPISIAALLDVFQTVNNYYLENTGLPYFDIRLIRHPEDETVAYPDEHYQPLSHEEVTASDLVLIPAFRPGNIPDYLRENTAFVPWVRQQAGKGAEVASFCTGAFLLAATGLLNNRRATTHVTAVEALSRHFPEVIVDADVVVTDDRGVYTSGGATSTFHLLLHILEKYCNRTTAIFTAKVFAIDMDRAQQSYFANWSPSRAHNDELVTAAQQRMEERFQDRVTVEEVIHDLPVSRRNFIRRFKSATGVTPIEYLQRIRIEAAKKLLEEKQDNITGVMIQAGYEDAKAFRQLFRKIVGLSPKEYREKYAG, via the coding sequence ATGAAAAAACTATCCATCCTTCTAACCAGGCATTACCGACCTATCAGTATCGCAGCGCTTTTAGACGTTTTTCAGACTGTCAACAATTACTACCTGGAGAACACGGGCCTGCCGTATTTCGACATCCGGCTGATCCGGCATCCGGAAGATGAAACGGTCGCGTATCCTGACGAGCATTACCAGCCGCTTTCGCATGAAGAAGTGACGGCGTCTGACCTGGTGCTGATCCCTGCTTTCAGGCCGGGGAATATTCCGGATTATTTACGGGAGAACACGGCTTTTGTGCCCTGGGTACGCCAGCAGGCGGGGAAAGGCGCTGAAGTGGCGAGCTTTTGCACGGGGGCATTCCTGCTCGCGGCAACGGGTTTGCTCAACAACCGCCGCGCCACTACGCATGTAACCGCCGTGGAAGCGCTGTCGCGCCATTTCCCGGAAGTGATCGTGGACGCCGACGTGGTGGTTACAGATGATCGTGGGGTGTACACAAGCGGAGGGGCTACTTCCACCTTCCACCTCCTGCTGCACATCCTCGAAAAGTACTGCAACCGGACCACAGCGATTTTCACCGCGAAAGTGTTCGCCATCGACATGGACAGGGCGCAGCAATCCTACTTTGCGAACTGGTCGCCCAGCCGCGCGCATAACGACGAGCTGGTGACCGCCGCGCAGCAAAGGATGGAAGAGCGTTTCCAGGACAGGGTAACAGTGGAAGAAGTGATCCACGACCTGCCGGTGAGCCGCCGTAATTTCATCCGCCGGTTCAAAAGCGCAACGGGCGTAACGCCGATCGAGTATTTGCAAAGGATCCGTATCGAAGCAGCGAAAAAACTGCTTGAAGAAAAGCAGGACAACATCACCGGCGTAATGATCCAGGCCGGGTATGAAGACGCGAAAGCATTCCGTCAGCTGTTCCGCAAGATTGTTGGCCTCTCTCCCAAGGAATACCGCGAAAAATACGCGGGTTAA
- a CDS encoding amidohydrolase family protein, translated as MKRTLLLLSLAAVFSGTRAQQAPADLIIRSVSVIDVERGRTAADQAVVVKDGRIIAVTPSRKLRHSAPVVVDGTGKFLMPGLWDNHMHFGGGDTLAHENRNLLPLMLAYGITGVRDCAADISHFVLPWRDSVAKGLIDGPHIFTSGPKLEGYKSVWKGDIEIGTKEELAKALDSLQGLRVDFVKITDNTLKPGLYLESIRETRKRGLVISGHVPYVIPMKDIVDAGISSIEHITYLLKAGSSEEVSISNGVANGTLKGRDLSEKINSTYDKASARKMFRYMASKGVAVTPTLSLGHILSYWDEHDRRHDDYLRYIGKGLQSTYAGRVNNVMQHDAAAIAQRKANYERSSAVLADLVAANVTILAGTDAGYLNSYCYPGLALHEELALMVKYGMTPQQALKASVINGPKFLQQQGYGAVAPGMHADLLLLDDNPLDDIHNTQKIRGLVSGGNGGTAHNSMNCWPKPQGERPRGFDLPILGKNHSRFPFGERLFS; from the coding sequence ATGAAACGAACGCTCCTGTTACTATCGCTTGCGGCCGTCTTTTCCGGCACGCGCGCGCAGCAAGCGCCCGCCGATCTTATCATCCGTTCCGTATCGGTGATCGACGTGGAGCGGGGCCGCACCGCCGCCGATCAGGCCGTTGTGGTGAAAGACGGGCGCATCATCGCCGTAACCCCTTCCCGCAAGCTCCGCCACTCCGCTCCCGTAGTGGTCGACGGTACCGGGAAATTCCTCATGCCAGGTTTGTGGGATAACCACATGCACTTCGGCGGCGGCGACACCCTCGCCCACGAAAACCGCAACCTCCTCCCCCTCATGCTCGCTTACGGCATCACCGGTGTTCGCGACTGCGCGGCCGATATCAGCCATTTCGTGCTGCCCTGGCGCGACTCCGTCGCCAAAGGGCTCATCGACGGGCCGCATATTTTTACCTCAGGCCCCAAGCTGGAAGGCTATAAATCCGTGTGGAAAGGCGATATCGAGATCGGGACGAAGGAAGAGCTGGCCAAAGCGCTTGATTCCCTGCAGGGCCTGCGCGTCGATTTCGTAAAAATCACCGACAACACGCTCAAGCCCGGTCTCTACCTGGAAAGTATCCGCGAAACCCGGAAACGCGGCCTGGTGATTTCGGGGCACGTACCTTACGTCATACCCATGAAAGACATCGTGGATGCCGGTATCAGTTCCATCGAGCACATCACATATCTCCTTAAAGCGGGTTCCTCCGAAGAAGTAAGCATCAGCAATGGTGTGGCCAACGGCACCCTGAAAGGCCGCGACCTCAGCGAGAAGATCAATTCCACCTACGATAAAGCTTCCGCCCGGAAGATGTTCCGCTACATGGCGTCCAAAGGCGTGGCGGTAACGCCCACCCTGAGCCTCGGGCACATCCTGTCGTACTGGGACGAGCACGACCGCCGCCACGACGATTACCTCCGCTACATCGGCAAAGGCCTGCAAAGCACCTACGCCGGCCGCGTGAACAATGTCATGCAGCACGATGCCGCCGCCATCGCGCAACGGAAAGCGAATTACGAGCGCTCATCCGCCGTGCTGGCCGACCTGGTGGCAGCCAATGTCACCATCCTCGCGGGTACCGACGCGGGATACCTCAATTCCTACTGCTATCCCGGGCTGGCGCTCCATGAAGAGCTGGCGCTGATGGTAAAATATGGGATGACGCCGCAACAGGCGCTGAAAGCCTCCGTAATCAACGGACCGAAATTCCTGCAACAGCAAGGGTACGGCGCCGTGGCGCCCGGCATGCATGCAGACCTCCTGCTGCTCGACGACAATCCGCTCGACGATATCCACAACACGCAAAAAATCCGCGGCCTCGTTTCCGGGGGAAATGGAGGGACCGCGCACAACTCGATGAACTGCTGGCCGAAACCGCAAGGCGAACGGCCGCGGGGATTTGATCTACCAATCCTTGGTAAAAACCACAGCCGCTTCCCGTTTGGGGAGCGGCTTTTTTCATGA
- a CDS encoding family 20 glycosylhydrolase, which produces MKRLGLIALLAAGMQAQAQTARVNVIPAPVQVQEQPGQFTINMQTTISADPVFTDAAALLSEQSGIALKRGGQGSIRILREITRQAADSAAYRLLISRDEVRIYASGRAGALHGIYTLLQIMATQPDPRILPAVTIADRPRFGYRGLHLDVSRHFFPLTFVYKYIDLMAMYKMNVFHWHITDGAGWRLEIKKYPALTQQAAWRTYANYMEWWNSPRHYLEEGNPNAYGGFYTQDEARAVVAYAARRGITVIPEIEMPGHSEEVLAVYPHLSCAGEPYRQSEFCLGNDSTFIFLEDVLREVMDIFPSKYIHIGGDEAEKKHWKACPKCQRRIRGHQLANEEGLQSYAVKRMEKFLIANGRKLMGWDEILEGGLAPEATVMSWRGEKGGITAASEGHDVVMTPGGYCYFDSYQSDPSTEPLTIGGYLPLSKVYSYEPVPAALAADKAHHVLGAQANVWAEYMPTTYQVEYMVFPRVLALSEVVWSQKEKRSWEDFKTRLQAHYRLLQRKQVNYYRPSWQLEPKTIIDTTRRLTIVSFETEQFRPVIRYTLDGTRPTMHSILYSGPVEVPGTAQLIAAVFRDTMLMGRPVTVPVNYHKAIGKKVIYNAPWSGSYPAQDAATLVNGYRGSLTYGDGQWQGFLGKGVDVTIDLGVSQPLESLQIGFMQLTGPGVYMPPAVTVQVADDPAAFGKAEALTVENDVPPTHEKLIFKDFKFGLQGQKGRYIRVKAPVQKGFLFTDEIIVY; this is translated from the coding sequence ATGAAGCGACTCGGTTTGATCGCGCTGCTGGCCGCAGGTATGCAGGCGCAGGCGCAAACAGCGCGGGTGAATGTTATTCCCGCACCCGTACAGGTGCAGGAACAGCCCGGACAATTTACCATCAATATGCAAACAACGATATCGGCGGACCCCGTTTTCACGGACGCGGCGGCCCTGCTGTCGGAGCAATCCGGCATCGCCCTGAAGAGGGGCGGGCAGGGGAGCATTCGTATCCTGCGCGAGATCACGCGGCAGGCGGCAGACAGCGCGGCGTACCGTTTACTGATCTCGCGGGACGAGGTGCGGATTTACGCTTCCGGCCGCGCGGGCGCCCTGCACGGTATTTATACGTTGCTGCAGATCATGGCGACGCAGCCCGATCCGCGCATCCTCCCGGCGGTTACGATTGCGGACCGGCCACGCTTCGGCTACAGGGGGCTGCATCTCGATGTATCCCGTCATTTCTTCCCCCTTACGTTCGTTTACAAATACATCGACCTCATGGCGATGTACAAGATGAACGTTTTCCACTGGCATATTACCGACGGGGCCGGATGGCGCCTGGAGATTAAAAAATATCCCGCGCTCACGCAGCAGGCGGCCTGGCGTACATATGCCAATTATATGGAATGGTGGAACAGCCCGCGTCATTATCTCGAAGAAGGCAATCCCAATGCCTACGGCGGCTTCTATACGCAAGACGAAGCCCGCGCCGTGGTTGCCTACGCCGCGCGCCGCGGCATCACCGTGATCCCGGAGATCGAAATGCCGGGGCACTCCGAAGAAGTGCTCGCCGTGTACCCGCACCTTTCCTGCGCGGGGGAACCGTATCGGCAATCCGAATTCTGCCTCGGCAACGACAGCACCTTCATTTTCCTGGAAGATGTGCTGCGCGAAGTGATGGACATCTTCCCGTCGAAATACATCCATATCGGCGGCGACGAAGCAGAGAAAAAGCATTGGAAGGCATGCCCCAAATGCCAGCGCCGCATCCGCGGGCATCAGCTGGCCAACGAGGAAGGGCTGCAAAGTTATGCTGTGAAGCGCATGGAAAAATTCCTCATCGCCAACGGGCGAAAGCTCATGGGCTGGGATGAGATCCTGGAAGGCGGCCTGGCCCCTGAAGCCACCGTGATGAGCTGGCGCGGCGAGAAAGGAGGTATTACCGCCGCTTCCGAGGGGCATGATGTGGTGATGACACCCGGCGGGTACTGTTATTTCGACAGTTACCAGTCCGATCCTTCCACGGAGCCCCTTACCATCGGCGGCTACCTTCCGCTTTCGAAAGTCTATTCCTACGAGCCGGTGCCGGCGGCGCTGGCGGCGGATAAGGCGCATCATGTGCTGGGCGCGCAGGCCAACGTGTGGGCCGAATATATGCCCACGACTTACCAGGTGGAGTACATGGTATTCCCGCGTGTACTTGCGTTATCGGAAGTGGTGTGGTCGCAAAAAGAAAAGCGCAGCTGGGAAGATTTTAAAACGCGGTTGCAGGCGCATTACCGGCTGTTGCAACGAAAGCAGGTGAATTATTACCGCCCATCCTGGCAGCTGGAGCCCAAAACCATCATCGATACCACGCGCAGGCTGACCATCGTTTCGTTTGAAACGGAGCAGTTCCGCCCGGTGATCCGCTATACACTCGACGGCACACGGCCCACGATGCATTCCATTTTGTACAGCGGCCCCGTGGAAGTGCCTGGCACCGCGCAGCTCATTGCGGCCGTATTCCGCGATACGATGTTGATGGGCCGCCCGGTGACGGTGCCCGTCAATTATCACAAGGCGATTGGTAAAAAAGTGATCTACAACGCGCCCTGGAGCGGCAGCTATCCTGCGCAGGACGCGGCCACCCTGGTAAACGGGTACCGCGGTTCCCTCACTTACGGCGACGGCCAGTGGCAAGGTTTCCTGGGCAAAGGGGTGGATGTGACTATCGACCTTGGCGTATCGCAGCCGCTGGAAAGCTTGCAGATCGGGTTCATGCAGCTGACGGGCCCGGGCGTGTACATGCCACCGGCGGTGACGGTACAGGTGGCCGACGATCCGGCGGCGTTCGGCAAAGCTGAAGCACTGACCGTCGAAAACGATGTGCCGCCTACGCACGAGAAGCTTATTTTCAAGGATTTCAAATTCGGGCTGCAGGGGCAGAAGGGGCGGTACATCCGTGTGAAAGCCCCCGTGCAGAAGGGCTTCCTGTTCACGGACGAGATTATCGTATATTAG
- a CDS encoding aldo/keto reductase, whose product MNYKTLGSSGLRISEVSFGCMSLGMDDAANARLLHRAVALGINFFDTADLYDKGFNESSVGKALKEKRKDVIIATKAGNQWRPDGTGWDWNPHKDYILACVEKSLQRLQTDYIDLYQLHGGTIEDPIDETIEAFELLQQQGKIRYYGISSIRPNVIREYAKRSNIVSVMMQYSLLDRRPEASCLPILQQHNIGVLARGSLAKGLLAGKPAVDYLHLSQHEVERAQAAIAEVSGKERTPGQAAVKFVLMHPAVTSAVAGLRTMAQLEDVAAGAPRFNEAEYEMLTASVPVREYEQHV is encoded by the coding sequence ATGAATTACAAAACCCTCGGCAGCAGCGGGCTGCGTATCAGTGAAGTTTCTTTCGGCTGCATGTCGCTCGGGATGGATGACGCCGCCAACGCGCGCTTGCTCCACCGGGCGGTAGCGCTGGGCATCAACTTTTTCGATACGGCCGACCTCTACGACAAAGGCTTCAATGAAAGCAGTGTGGGCAAGGCGCTGAAAGAGAAGCGCAAAGACGTCATCATCGCCACCAAAGCCGGCAACCAGTGGCGCCCCGACGGCACCGGGTGGGATTGGAACCCGCATAAGGATTATATCCTGGCATGCGTGGAAAAGAGCCTGCAGCGGCTGCAGACCGATTACATCGATTTATACCAGTTGCATGGCGGAACGATTGAGGATCCTATCGACGAAACCATCGAGGCGTTCGAACTGTTGCAGCAGCAGGGAAAGATCCGGTATTACGGGATTTCTTCCATCCGCCCCAACGTGATCCGCGAATATGCGAAACGCAGCAACATCGTGAGCGTGATGATGCAATACAGCCTGCTCGACCGCCGGCCGGAAGCATCCTGTTTGCCCATTCTCCAGCAACATAACATCGGTGTGCTGGCGCGCGGCAGCCTGGCCAAAGGCTTGCTCGCCGGGAAGCCCGCTGTAGATTACCTTCACCTGTCGCAGCATGAAGTGGAACGCGCGCAAGCCGCCATCGCGGAAGTGTCGGGGAAGGAACGTACGCCTGGACAAGCGGCGGTGAAGTTTGTGCTGATGCATCCGGCGGTGACAAGCGCCGTGGCAGGCCTGCGCACCATGGCGCAATTGGAGGACGTAGCGGCCGGAGCGCCGCGTTTTAATGAAGCGGAATACGAAATGCTCACCGCCAGCGTGCCCGTCCGCGAATACGAACAGCACGTCTGA